A single region of the Metarhizium brunneum chromosome 6, complete sequence genome encodes:
- the pcn1 gene encoding Proliferating cell nuclear antigen, translated as MLEARLKQANILKRVVEAIKDLVQDCNFDCNDSGIALQAMDNSHVALVSMMLMRDSFEPYRCDRNIALGVNLTSLTKVLRAAQNEDVLTIKAEDAPDVLNLMFESSSNDRISEYDLKLMDIDQEHLGIPNTEYAATIELPSAEFRRICTDLAAMSESVSIEASKDGIKFACNGDIGNGSVTLRSTTNTDKPDMDIKIDLVEPVSLTFSLKYLVNFCKAAPLSPTVKICLSSEVPLLVEYLVSGSSYLRFYLAPKIGEDE; from the exons ATGTTGGAAGCACGACTCAAACAAGCTAATATCCTGAAAAGG gtcgtcgaggccatcaaggacctCGTCCAGGACTGCAACTTTGACTGCAATGACTCGGGCATCGCCCTGCAGGCCATGGACAACTCTCACGTGGCCCTCGTCTCCATGATGCTAATGCGCGATTCCTTCGAGCCCTACCGATGCGACCGGAACATTGCCCTCGGCGTGAACCTGACGTCCCTGACCAAAGTGTTGCGCGCCGCCCAGAACGAAGATGTACTCAccatcaaggccgaggatgccCCCGACGTCCTGAACTTGATGTTTGAGAGCAGCTCAAACGACAGAATCAGCGAGTATGACCTCAAACTCATGGATATTGACCAGGAGCATCTGGGCATTCCGAACACTGAGTACGCTGCCACCATTGAACTGCCCTCCGCCGAGTTTCGACGAATCTGCACCGATCTCGCTGCCATGTCTGAGTCTG TCAGCATCGAGGCCAGCAAGGACGGCATCAAATTTGCCTGCAACGGCGACATTGGCAACGGTTCCGTCACCCTCCGAAGCACTACCAACACCGATAAGCCCGATATGGATATCAAGATTGACCTCGTCGAGCCCGTGTCCCTGACCTTTTCTCTCAAGTACCTCGTCAACTTTTGCAAGGCCGCCCCGCTGTCGCCCACGGTCAAGATTTGCCTGTCGAGCGAGGTGCCCCTGTTGGTCGAGTACCTTGTATCTGGTAGCAGTTATCTGCGCTTCTACCTGGCGCCCAAG ATTGGCGAGGACGAGTAG